From one Streptomyces sp. NBC_01478 genomic stretch:
- a CDS encoding aminoglycoside phosphotransferase family protein, whose protein sequence is MTDTEIEFDIEITADLVRDLLQEQHPDLAGLAIREVAGGWGNQMWRLGDELAVRMQRMDPTPELQLKERRWLPVLAPRLPLPVPTPVRFGEPSERFPKHWTVMTWVPGEPLDHGSISRGAHAADTLAGFLRALHVEAPAEAPIATDRGAHPRNCTEGFENFLRAVAPDDIAADVRAVWDDAVAAHAWEGPAVWVHGDLHPANVVVSDGTLSGIVDFGALFAGDPAWDLAAAWVLLPAGTASRFFDTYAHADEAAIRRARGLAAMKSLFLMLMGQNGDRGLPGGKPNWGPAGRTALDRVLQGI, encoded by the coding sequence ATGACCGACACCGAGATCGAGTTCGACATCGAGATCACCGCAGACCTGGTCCGCGACCTGCTGCAGGAGCAACATCCGGACCTTGCGGGGCTGGCCATCCGTGAGGTGGCGGGCGGCTGGGGCAACCAAATGTGGCGCCTCGGGGACGAGTTGGCGGTGCGCATGCAGCGCATGGACCCCACTCCGGAACTCCAGCTCAAGGAGCGCCGGTGGCTCCCCGTGCTGGCCCCGCGCCTGCCGCTCCCGGTGCCGACCCCGGTGCGGTTCGGCGAACCGTCCGAGCGCTTCCCCAAGCACTGGACCGTGATGACGTGGGTTCCCGGCGAGCCGCTGGACCACGGCTCGATCAGCCGGGGTGCCCACGCGGCCGACACGCTGGCGGGTTTCCTCCGGGCGCTCCATGTCGAGGCGCCCGCGGAGGCGCCGATCGCCACGGACCGCGGCGCCCATCCCAGGAACTGCACGGAGGGCTTCGAGAACTTCCTCCGGGCCGTTGCCCCCGACGACATCGCCGCCGACGTCCGGGCCGTCTGGGACGACGCGGTTGCGGCCCACGCGTGGGAGGGCCCGGCGGTGTGGGTGCACGGCGACCTCCATCCCGCGAACGTCGTCGTCTCGGACGGAACGCTCTCGGGCATCGTCGACTTCGGTGCCCTGTTCGCCGGCGATCCGGCGTGGGACCTCGCCGCCGCATGGGTGCTGCTGCCCGCGGGAACGGCCTCACGATTCTTCGACACGTACGCGCACGCGGACGAGGCGGCGATCCGACGCGCCCGCGGACTGGCCGCCATGAAGAGCCTTTTCCTGATGCTCATGGGGCAGAACGGAGACCGCGGCCTTCCCGGCGGCAAGCCGAACTGGGGACCTGCGGGCCGGACGGCACTTGATCGTGTTCTGCAGGGCATCTAG